One genomic region from Nymphaea colorata isolate Beijing-Zhang1983 chromosome 12, ASM883128v2, whole genome shotgun sequence encodes:
- the LOC116265607 gene encoding probable serine/threonine-protein kinase PBL19 isoform X1: MTCFGFLKDIPETLKSNLSNLKWGVKHWTGLSGSSKNSKRDTKGSGDEGRKTGGSDKTGGSGKSGGSESGGLQKSVLELYEERAQNLRVFTVGELKSATNNFSPELKIGEGGFGSVYRGYIKPVDGSAERKLVAVKKLNRNGLQGHKEWVAEVQLLGIADHPNVVKLIGYCAVDGERGIQRLLVYEFMPNRSLEDHLFNRLLPVLSWERRLQIALGTAQGLAYLHEELEVQVIFRDFKASNVLLDLDFRPRLSDFGLAREGPSAGRTHVTTAIVGTFGYAAPEYIRTGHLTAKSDVWSFGVVLYELLTGRRSMERNRPKNERKLLEWIKNYPVSSRKFQMIIDPRLGDHYSLPAAQAVAKLADSCLLKLSTKRPDMSKVVETLKQIIELSKGEDSLETVQAAKSESVGTEGRLDKVDVSNCEDGLPDNSRRKVTPMTGSGKENGRVFGRRRFIMMSQQNQQLQQHHQHLHQHQQQQQQEASHKQHEQEHPVQHKQRQQEPQGQQKPRQQEHEQQQQQEHHEQREPKDQEQQEHHEQHEPKDQEQQEHHEQLQQQAHHEQNEPKHQEQQLLYDYQKHELQPHQEHHTQQEQQQHQYQQEWMQE; this comes from the exons ATGACGTGCTTTGGGTTTTTGAAGGACATTCCTGAAACGTTGAAGTCGAACCTCTCGAATTTGAAGTGGGGGGTGAAGCATTGGACGGGATTGTCCGGGAGTTCGAAGAATTCAAAGAGGGACACAAAGGGTTCGGGCGATGAAGGGCGGAAGACTGGTGGATCGGACAAGACCGGGGGATCCGGCAAGTCTGGGGGCTCGGAATCCGGTGGCCTGCAGAAGAGTGTTTTGGAGCTTTACGAGGAGAGAGCGCAAAATCTGCGGGTGTTCACTGTGGGGGAGCTGAAATCGGCGACGAACAATTTCTCGCCGGAGCTTAAGATCGGAGAGGGCGGGTTCGGGTCCGTGTATAGGGGATATATCAAGCCTGTCGATGGCTCAGCGGAAAGAAAACTTGTTGCCGTGAAGAAACTAAACAGGAACGGTTTGCAG GGTCACAAGGAATGGGTGGCAGAAGTTCAACTTCTTGGTATAGCTGATCACCCAAATGTGGTCAAACTCATAGGTTATTGTGCTGTTGACGGAGAGAGGGGGATCCAACGATTGTTGGTTTATGAATTTATGCCAAACAGAAGCCTTGAAGACCACTTGTTTAATAGGCTTTTGCCTGTTCTTTCATGGGAGAGGAGACTACAGATTGCACTTGGTACAGCTCAAGGATTGGCGTATCTCCATGAAGAGTTGGAAGTCCAG GTTATATTTAGAGATTTCAAAGCATCAAATGTGCTATTAGATTTGGACTTCAGGCCAAGGCTGTCTGACTTTGGTCTTGCTAGAGAGGGGCCATCGGCAGGCCGTACTCATGTAACCACGGCT ATTGTGGGAACATTTGGTTATGCTGCACCTGAATACATCAGGACCGGTCATCTTACAGCCAAGAGTGATGTCTGGAGTTTCGGGGTTGTGCTCTATGAGCTCCTGACAGGGAGAAGATCAATGGAAAGAAACCGCCCAAAGAATGAGCGGAAGCTTCTGGAGTGGATCAAGAACTATCCAGTTAGTAGTAGAAAGTTTCAGATGATTATTGATCCGAGGCTTGGAGATCATTATTCTCTTCCAGCTGCACAGGCAGTGGCTAAGTTAGCAGATAGTTGTCTGTTAAAGTTATCAACAAAACGTCCAGACATGAGCAAGGTTGTTGAAACTTTAAAGCAGATTATTGAACTTTCGAAGGGTGAGGACTCTCTGGAAACTGTTCAGGCTgctaaatctgaatctgttgGGACTGAGGGGAGACTGGATAAAGTTGATGTTTCCAACTGCGAGGATGGTCTGCCTGATAATTCAAGAAGGAAAGTTACACCTATGACCGGATCTGGGAAGGAAAATGGTCGTGTTTTTGGTAGACGGAGGTTTATAATGATGTCACAACAGAATCAACAGCTGCAGCAGCACCACCAGCATCTGCACCAGcaccaacagcagcagcagcaggaagCAAGTCACAAGCAGCATGAGCAGGAGCATCCAGTGCAGCATAAGCAAAGGCAGCAAGAGCCTCAAGGGCAGCAAAAACCAAGGCAACAAGAACatgagcagcagcagcaacaagagCATCATGAACAACGTGAGCCAAAGGATCAAGAGCAGCAAGAGCATCATGAACAACATGAGCCAAAGGATCAAGAGCAGCAAGAGCATCATGAACAGCTGCAGCAACAAGCGCATCATGAGCAAAATGAGCCAAAACATCAAGAGCAGCAACTGCTGTATGATTACCAGAAACATGAGCTGCAGCCGCATCAAGAGCATCACACTCAGCAAGAGCAGCAACAGCACCAATATCAGCAGGAATGGATGCAGGAATAA